The Flavobacterium sp. M31R6 nucleotide sequence CCCGAGACCATTCCGTCTGCATGCCCTTTATAGACCATCATTGTTCCAAAATAGGAAACATCTTCCATTAAATCTCTAGCCATTCCAAGAGTTACATTTTTGGCTTTTCGCAACTCATAATAAGTATTTACGTAATCCTCATAATTTTCAGATTCTATTGGATTAATGATTGGCACTTTAGAAAAATCAAAATCTAAGCCTAATTCGGCTACTTTACTTTCTATTTGTTTTTTATTTCCAATAATAGAAATATCCACTACATCCATTGCCAGCAAACGAGAGGCTGCTATAATAATCCTTTCATCATTTCCTTCCGGCAAAACAATATGTTTTCTATGGGCTTTGGCTCTTTTCACCATATTGTATTGAAACATTTTAGGAGTCATTCCTTCTGCTTTAAAAGCATTAAATTTGTCGATTAAAACATCTAAATCAACGTATTTATCAAACGTATTTATCGATGTCTCAATTTTTTGAATATTATTGGCATATATTTTTGACTTAATATTTCCAATTTGATTGGCAATATGATAGGTACCGCCTTCAACTGTGATAATTGGCACCACAGAAGAAAGCCCTTCTATTAATTTCAAAATACTGTCTTCGGGAATTATATTTCCCGTTAAAACAATTCCGGAAACAGTTGGATAATTGGCTGATTCATTTGCCTGCAATGCTCCAAGAATAATATCGGCTCTATCGCCTGGAGTGATAATAAGGTTATTTTCTTTAAGGTGTAACAGATAGTTACATAATTGCATCGCACCAATGCTATAACTACTCACCTGATTGTTCAAATATTCCTGGCCAAACAATACTTTAGCATTCAATACTTCAACGATTTCTTGCATCGTAGGATTATTCAAACTACTAATTAATGGAATCGAATTGACTAGAATTGATTCTGGCAAACTTTTCTGCAATCCAGTTGTCACCAATTCTAAATTTTCAGGTTGCACTTTATTTGCAATTACCGCCAATACTTCAACTTCTTTTACTTTAAATGAATTATAGGCTAAATTCAAATTGTCGATTAATTCTTCTAATGTTTTCCCTTCTCCGGAGCCAACAATTATGGTAGGAATTCCAAGATTTTTGGCAATCAGCACATTCATGTCCAATTCTATGACAGTTCCTTCTCCCGTAAAACTAGTTCCTTCAACCAACACAAAATCAAAACGGTCTTCCAGTTGTTTGTATTTTTCAATAATCAAATCAACAACTTCACCTAATTTTCCATTATTTTTTTTCTTGATTAATTTACTTTTTGTAATCGCATAAGCATTTTCATATGTAATATCTAAATCAAAATAAGATATAACCATCTCGATATGAGTATCCTTTTTTCCCTCTTCATAATCTTCAATCACAGGCCTGAAATACCCCACTTTTGCAGTCTTTCCTAATAGCATTCTCAGTAACCCCAGGGTAATTATTGTCTTACCGCAATTCTCCTCAATCGTTGCGATATATATAGCTTTTTTCATATTCTTACTTTTAAAATTTAATCTCTTTAAACGCTTTATACAAAATTACACCTTTAATTTTCTTATAAATATGACCAAAATCAGCTTTAAATAATAAACTGTTATTTAACCACAAAAATTAAAACCATCTTCGCCTTTTGAAATAAAAAACCATCCCAATTACTACCAAGAACATAAAGGCCATAACCAGATAATATCCATTGTGAGCTCTCAATTCGGGCATATTATCAAAATTCATCCCATAAACTCCCACAATAAAAGTAAGCGGAATAAATATGACGGAGATAATGGTAAGTGTTTTCATAATCTCATTCATCTTATGCGTTTGTGCCGCAAAAAAGAAATTGGATGCGCTTTCCAGGGACCCCATATCAGACTCTATTTGTTCCAAAAGTTCAAGACATTTTTGATGCAAACGGGTAAAAAAACTAAAATTATCCGGATCAATTTCATTAAATACATTATCCTCTTTAATGCTTTTGATATCATATAATGAATCCCGAAGCGGAATAATGGAACGTTTCAGGAAATTAAAATTATCCCTATGCTTTTCAATTTTTTCCAAAATAATAGGATCGGCACTATTTTTGGTCATATCAATTAAATCTTCAATTTTGTCCTCTTCATTTTCAAGAGTTATGTAAAAGTTACCTATAATGGCATCCAACAGAATATACAATAAATAGTCTGCATTCTTGGTGCGTACAATTCCCGAATTAGTTCGAATACGTTCCCTAATATGAGTAAAAAAATCACTCCTTTTTTCCTGAAAAGAAATTAAAATTCCTTTTTTTAGCAAAAAACTTATTTGCTCCACTCTTATATCATCAGTGGTTTCTGAAGGCAGCATTGATTTTATATTAAAAAATAAAACATCTTTTTCCTCTTCAAGTTTGGTTCTTTTGGTTGTATTCAAAATATCAGCCAACATAAAATCGTCTATACTAAAATGGTCTGCTATTTCTTTAAGCAAATTAATATCTGTTAATCCATGAATATTTAACCAATTTATTTTAGCTAAATCAATATGCTTTTCCAAGTTAGCAATAGTACCATTCTCATATTCACCAACCGTACAATCGTCATAAACAAACAATTGCATCTCGATCTCTTTGTTTCTGTGCAAACCAGTATACTCTAGTGTATAAGGCTGTAGCCGTTTACCTTTCTTGTATTTAATCTTTCTCATAAAATAATTTGTAAAGTAATATTACGAAAAAAAATATAATGTATTTGACTTTAAAGCATAAAAAAACCGAGCTATTACTAGCTCGGTTCCTTATTTATTATGTTGCGGAAATGCACCAAAATGCATCTCTACGAGAAATAATTATTTTACTTCTTCGAATTCAACGTCTTCAACATTGTCTCCTTGCGCTTGAGCTTGTGGCTCAGCAGCTTGTTGACCTTGTTCTCCTTGAGCGTACATAGCTTCAGTAGCTTTTTTCCAAGCTGCATTGATGTTGTCAAGAGCAGTTTGAATTGCAGGAATGTCTTGAGATTGGTGAGCCATTCTCAATTCAGTCAATGCATACTCAATAGCCACTTTGTTATCATCAGACAATTTAGCTCCAAGTTCTTTCAATTGAGACTCAGTTTGGAAGATCATTCCATCAGCTTCGTTTAATTTTTCAGCTCTTTCTCTTGCAATTTTGTCAGATTCAGCGTTAGCTTCAGCATCTTGTTTCATTCTTTCGATTTCTTCAGAAGTCAATCCAGAAGAAGCTTCGATACGAATGTCGTGAGATTTACCTGTTCCTTTGTCAGTAGCAGTTACTTTGATGATACCATTAGCATCGATGTCAAAAGCAACTTCGATTTGAGGAACTCCTCTTGGTGCTGGTGGAATACCATCTAAGTGGAAACGACCGATAGTTTTGTTATCTGCAGCCATTGCTCTAGCTCCTTGCAATACGTGAAGCTCAACAGATGGTTGAGAATCAGAAGCAGTAGAGAATACTTGAGATTTTTTAGTTGGGATAGTTGTATTAGCTTCAATTAATGTAGTCATAACACCACCCATAGTTTCGATACCTAAAGATAAAGGTGTAACGTCAAGTAACAATACATCTTTTACATCTCCAGAAAGAACTCCACCTTGAATAGCTGCTCCAATTGCAACAACTTCATCAGGGTTAACTCCTTTAGACGCTTTTTTACCGAAGAATTTTTCAACCTCTTCAACGATTCTTGGGATACGAGTAGAACCTCCTACCAAGATAACTTCGTCAATGTCATTTACTGTTAAATTTGCATTTTTCAACGCTTTAGCAACTGGTGCCATAGAACGTTTTACTAATGAATCAGTCAATTTTTCAAATTGAGCTCTAGTTAATTTTTTAACTAAGTGTTTTGGTCCAGAAGCTGTAGCAGTTACGTAAGGTAAGTTGATTTCAGTTTCTGCAGAAGATGACAATTCAATTTTAGCTTTCTCAGCAGCTTCTTTAATACGTTGCAATGACATTGGATCCAAACGCAAATCGATACCTTCTTCAGCTTTAAATTCGTCTGCTAACCAGTCAATAATTTCGTGGTCAAAATCATCTCCTCCTAAGTGAGTATCTCCATCTGTAGATAATACTTCGAATACACCATCTCCTAATTCAAGAACAGAGATATCAAAAGTACCTCCTCCTAAATCGTAAACAGCAATTTTTTGATCAGTTCCTTTTTTATCCAAACCGTAAGCCAATGCCGCAGCAGTTGGTTCGTTGATGATACGCATTACTTTAAGACCTGCAATTTCACCAGCTTCTTTTGTAGCTTGACGTTGTGCATCATTAAAGTAAGCAGGAACAGTAATAACCGCTTCAGTAACTGTTTGACCTAAATAGTCTTCAGCAGTTTTTTTCATTTTTTGAAGTGTCATAGCTGACAATTCCTGCGCAGTGTACAAACGACCATCAATATCCACACGTGGAGTATTGTTGTCACCTTTTACTACAGAATAAGGAACTCTTTTTGCTTCTTCAGTGATTTCAGCAAAAGAATGTCCCATAAAACGTTTGATAGAAGCAATAGTCTTAGTTGGGTTAGTTACTGCTTGTCTTTTCGCAGGATCACCCACTTTAATTTCTCCACCTTCAACAAAAGCGATGATAGATGGTGTTGTTCTTTTTCCTTCAGCATTAGGGATTACTACTGCTTCATTACCTTCCATTACAGAAACACAAGAGTTTGTTGTACCTAAATCAATTCCGATTATTTTACCCATTTTTAATATATTTAATTTTTATTGTATACTTATTTTAACGGCTCGAAGACTCTAAGGCAATCTTTATGCCAATATAAAAAACCGAGTAAATTGTCAGTTTTATTTACAATTGTCATAAAACAATATGACAAACTGACATTTTAAGAATCGGTTGGGCAAGTCCCCATTATGCAAAGAGGCCAAATAGAGCACATGCTTATTCGGCCTCTTTACAAAATACAGTCGGGCTATTGTTATTACTTTCGCAATTACTTGTTACCATCTAAAGTCTTAACGTCATTAGTCTATGAAAAGAAATTTTATCTTTTTAAACTAAAATAAATTTTGAAAATTATGCGATTAATTTGAAACCAACAAAAAACAACATAACTGCTATGGCGTTTCTAAGTAATAAATCAGGTAATTTACCGCTTAGCATACTTCCTATATATATTCCCGGAAGTGACCCCATTAATAACTGTCCAAGCAAAGTCAAATCTAAATTCCCCATAGAGGCATGTCCCAATCCAGCAACAAGCGTTAAAGGTACAGCATGAGCAATTTCGGTTCCAACCAATCGAGGCGTTGGTAATATCGGATATAAGAAAAATAAAGTCACAGTACCTAATGCACCCGCTCCAATCGAAGTAAGTGTCACAGTAGCTCCTAACATTACGCCAATAGCAACTGTCAATAAATTTTGGGTTCTACTCTCACTATGGAATTTATCCCCTGCATGTTTTTGGGAAAATACCATTATTTTATTTTTGAATAAAATAGCAACTGATGTAAAAACTAGCGCCCAGCCCAAACTGTATTTTATCATTTTATTCAACTCGGTCGTATCAGTATTCAAACTATGGAGAATCCACAGAGTCAATAAAGCCGCGGGAACACTACCCAAAGAAAGCCAACCTGTAATAGTCCAATTGATATTTTTCTTTTTATTATGCACAAAAATACCCCCAGCTTTGGTCACTGCTGCATATAATAAATCGGTACCAACGGCTGTTGTCGGGGGGATACCAAACCACAATAAAATTGGAGTCATCAAAGAACCTCCTCCTACACCAGTCATTCCTACCACAAAACCAACTACTAAACCTGCAACTACTAAACCTATTTGAAAATCCATAAAAGAGACTTGATTTTTTTTTGATGGCAAAAATAAAGAAAACAACTTATATTATAGTCAACTTGTCGAGTTAAGATTTAGTTTTCAGCCATTAAACTCCATGAATTTACGGTCAAATAACTATCATCATAAATTCGCCTCATTGCACTAGCGCACCAAAATATTGTCAAAATCATTTTAAACCCGACCAAAATCATAGAAATTTACTTTTTTTCTAAAAAAAACACAAATATTTATTAAATACCCTATAGGTCAACTAGGTTATGTAGAATTGATTTAAATTATAAAAATGAAATGTTAAAATATAAAAATATAAGAAATATCACCTAAAAATATTTGAAAAAAGAAAAAAAATAGAAAAAAGATGCTATAAATAATTAAAAAAATCAAACAAAAATGTAAATTGTCTTTATGTCCAACTTGAATATGCTCAAAAATTCAAATCACTTTTTTGTAACTTTGCCTCATTGAAATCCAATAAAATGAACATCAAACTTATCGCCATCGGCAAAACCGACAATAAATCATTACAAACCTTAATCGACGATTATACTAAACGATTGTCTTTTTACATCAAGTTTGATTTAGAAATTATTCCAGATATCAAGAACGTAAAAAATTTATCGGAAAGCCAGCAAAAAGAAAAGGAAGGCGAACTTATCTTGTCCAAAATAACTCCCACTGACCAGCTTATTTTATTGGATGAAAACGGAAAAACCTTTTCCAGCGTTGCCTTCTCTACCGAGTTACAAAAGAAGATGAACTCGGGCGTAAAAACACTGGTATTCGTGATTGGTGGTCCTTATGGTTTTTCGGATACGGTTTATGCCAAGGCAAATGGAAAAATTTCACTTTCCTTAATGACATTTTCACATCAAATGGTGCGCTTATTTTTTATCGAGCAATTGTACCGTGGATTTACTATTTTGAGAAATGAACCATATCATCACCAATAAGCTCTAAACTTTTAAAATAATCCCAATACCTCACATCGTCTTTACAATCAAGTTTTTACACTAAAAAAAAACATCAATCAAAAATAAAACATTACCTTTGATATTATTCTCATCTTTTTAAGATAAAAATCAATAAATATATTTTTTAAACCAGTTATTAATTTAAAAATATATTATTATGAACAAATGTGCTGGTTATTTAGTAATTACATTCTTATTTATTAGCTTGATTTCTTGTTCAAATAGTGATGATTCAGAACAATCAACAATCGTAACTTTTAATGCTACTTTGGAAGGGAGTAATGAAGTACCTTCAAATGCCTCAACTGCAAAAGGTACTGCAAAATTGAATTATAATAAGAACACCAAAATTTTCACGCTGACTGTAACATATACTGGCTTAACCCCAACATCTGGACATGTACATCTGGGAGCCAACGATATTAATGGTGATATTCTTTATACTTTTACAAATTTAACATCCCCAATAACTTTTACAAGTCCTGCATTAAATTCATTTCAAGAAAGCTTACTTATGTACAATACCTTTTATATTAATCTACATAGTGACACATTTCCAGAAGGCGAAATAAGAGGTCAACTCATCACAACAAGTCCTGGCGGAGGCTGTGGCAGTTGTGGAGGAACTCTTAGCAAAGCAGCAAAGTCTTCACTTTAATTTCTAGTAAAATATAATGACTCCACATTACTATATATTATCAAATTAAGAAACACATTATAATTCTTTTTTAACTGTTTATTCACCCAAAACATCATAATTATTAAATTCTAGACCTATAAAAATAAAGGCTTCTGTATAAAAAAGTGCAGATTTTTTATCAATACACAAATTCTTCTGAAATAACATTTTTTAACTCTACCGAATGAATTAAAACTTTATTCTGAATATAACTTCCGTAGTTACAATTTTTATCAAAACAATACCTTATTTTTTTCAGTTTACCATTTGAATTACTAATGACTTTTTGAAAATCATTTTTTGAAACCAATTCGTTATTTACCATAATTACTCCATCTTTAGTAAAAAAAACAACTGTCCCATTTTTAGGTTTCTCCGTCATATAATACACATTCGTAAAAGGAATAAAAGCTAAATTCTTGTCAATGCTATCGGCATAGGAATAATAATTTTGGGCTAATTCATTTCGATGTTCCTTTTCTTCCCGTTTCCGTTGTTGCAGTTTTATCACTTCTGGAATAACCAATCGTAAAGGTAGACGCTTGTCAATATTAAGTATCCAATTGGTTGTGATAATGCTGTTTTTCCTGTTTACTTCTGCCAAAGTATCTTTCCCTCTTACTCTGAAAAAAATGTAAATAGGCGAAAGATCGACAACTTCTTTTACGATAGTTCGATCTGCTTTTGGTAATAAAATATCTTCTTTATTTCCACAAGAAATGCTCAGTAATAATACAATCCCAAATAGATATTTCATTATTTTAATTTAGTCTATTAAACAAACGAACACATTCAACCGCTTCTTTCACATCATGAACGCGAAGGATTTTTGCGCCCTTAGTCAAAGCAATCGTATTTAAAACTGTGGTTCCGTTTAAGGCCATTTCGGCATTAGAATCCAAAGTTTTATAAATCATTGATTTTCTTGAAATCCCAACTAACAAAGGCAATTCAAGCATCTGAAACAACTCCATTTTTTGCATGACCGCATAATTTTGTTCCAATGTCTTGGCAAAACCAAAACCGGGATCCACAATCAAATCATTTATCCCAAGCAATCTTGCCGCAGCAATTCGTTCCGAAAAATAGAACAACATTTCCTTAATTATATCTTCATATTGAGTAAATGTCTGCATCGTTTGCGGTGTTCCTTTCATGTGCATCATGATATAAGGAACCTGAAATTTTGCAATGGTTTCCAGCATTTTATCATCCAATTTTCCTGCCGAAATATCATTGATAATTGCCGCGCCATTCTCAATGCAAATCTTTGCTACTCCAGCCCGAAAAGTATCAATTGATAATATTATCTCCGGAAAATGTTTTTGAAGCAAATTCACAACAGGAATTATCCTCGATATCTCTTCTTCTTCAGAGACAAACTCGGCATTAGGCTTACTAGAATACGCTCCAACATCAATAAAAGTAGCACCCTCATTGAGCATTTTTTCAACTCGCTCCAGAAGTTCCGATTCGTTTTTATACTTTCCACCATCAAAAAAAGAATTGGGAGTTATATTCAAAATCCCCATTATTTTTGGCGTGGATAAGTCGATAAGTTGTCCTTTACAGTTCATTTATTTTTTTTTGTTTAAAAGTTTAAATTGTTTGAAATTGTTTGAAATTGTTTAAAATTGATTAAACTTTTAAACTCTTAAACTTTTAAACCCTTAAACCTTTAATTTTTTAAACTTTATTTTTCTTATTTTTGGTGCAATTTTATACAAATATACATCAATAATGAAGAATACTTCACAAGAATATGACAAGGTGATTGCCATTTGCCGCACGCTTTTTATCAATAAAATGAAAGATTACGGTAGCGCTTGGCGCATTTTGAGACTTCCTTCCCTAACCGATCAAATTTTTATAAAAGCTCAAAGAATAAGAAGCTTGCAAGAAAATGAAATTAGAAAAGTCGATGAAGACGAAACTGGAGAATTTATCGGTATCATCAATTATTCGATTATGGCTTTGATTCAATTGGAATTGGGCGTGGTCGACCAACCCGATTTGGAAACCGAAAGAGCAACTCAATTATACGATGCAAAAGTAGCTTTGACCAAAGAATTGATGGAAAACAAGAACCATGATTATGGGGAAGCTTGGCGTGATATGCGCGTAAGTTCACTTACCGATTTGATTTTGCAAAAACTGCTTCGTGTAAAACAAATTGAAGACAATAAGGGGAAAACTATCGTCTCCGAAGGAATTGATGCCAATTATCAGGATATGATTAATTATTCGATTTTCGCATTGATTTTGATGAACAAAAAATAAATTTTTCGAAGCTCCACATAAAGTTTGCAAAAGAATACTATTAAAAAACAAACCCCAAAAATGAAAAACATCTTCACACAATTCTCCCGAATTTTCGTTGGAATCTTATTTATAATCTCAGGATTAATCAAGCTGAACGATCCTGTTGGTTTCTCTTACAAACTAGCAGAATATTTTAGTGAACCGGTTTTCAACATGCCTTTTTTCGTTCCTTTTTCCTTGGCTATTGCCTTATTTATAGTAATCTTGGAAGTAGTTTTGGGCGTAATGTTGCTCATTGGTTACAAATCAAAATTGACAATTTGGCTTTTGTTGCTTTTAATCATAAAATTCACTTTCCTTACCTTCTATTCCGCTTATTTTGATGTGGTAAAGGACTGCGGATGCTTTGGTGATGCATTACATCTTACGCCGTGGCAATCCTTTACGAAAGACGTTGTTTTATTGTTTTTTATATTAATACTTTTTATTAATATGAAATTGGTAAAACCTTTATTTGCAAATAAAATTCAAAATAGCTTGGCAGTTCTAACTGTTTTCCTATGCGCTTTTATGGGTTATTGGGTAATCAATCACTTACCATTAAAAGACTTCCGCGCATTCAAAGTTGGAAATAATATTCAAAAAGGAATGGAAATTCCGGAAGGTGCACCAAAATCCGTGGTGGAAATGATTTTTATCTATAAAGTAAATGGTGTTGACAAAGAATTTGCAGAAAAAGATTTGGCCAATATTCCGGCTGGCGCCACTTTTGTGGACAGAAAAGACAAAGTAATCACCGAAGGCTACATTCCTCCTATTCATGATTTCGTGATGGAAAAAGACGGATCCGATTATAAAGAAGAACTACTCCAAGAACCTAAATTATTGATGGTTGTGGCCTATGATTTGGCTCTAGCCAATGCAGATGGCCTTGCAAAAATGGAGCAAATCAGTAAAAACGCTTCCGCAAAAGGTTATAAAACAATTGGAATGACTGCTTCTACTCCAGAAGAAATTGCAAAAATCAAAAAACAATATGGTATCACTTTCGATTTTTATTTCTGTGATGCCATTCCGTTAAAAACTATCGAAAGAGCCAATCCAAGTTTTGTGATTCTTGAAAAAGGAACTATTAAACAAAAAGTACATTACAACGATACTGAAGATTTAGCTTTCTAATTTTAGTTAAAATAATAAAAACAACAGCCTTGTTGGAATATCATTTTCCTGCAAGGCTTTTTTCTTGTTAGTAATAAACATAAAAAAATCACAAAAAAATATCAACTATAACGATATTGTAATTGCTTTTAAAGATTTTCACATTAAAATTCCAAAATCAGTTTACCTAATTTAGATTTCTTTGGTTAACTTTGTGAAAATTCTTTTTTAGATGAAATCGCTATGATTCCACGATACCAAAAGGAATGAAGAATAGCGATTCCATATTCCAACAAAAAAACAAGTATTAAATTCATATGAAAAAAATAGCCCTTTTAGTTATTGCTTTTGCAACATTTTCTTGTACCCAAGCTCAGAAAACTGAGTTCTCCAAAAAAGCACTTTCCGAAACTTTATTAGCTACAGACGGAAATCAAATTAAATTTAAAGATATTCTGAAAAACCAAAAAGGTAAAACAACGCTTATCGAGGTTTGGGCTTCATGGTGCGGCGATTGTGTCAAAGCAATGCCAAAACTAAAAGAACTTCAAACCAATAATCCAAACGTATCTTATGTGTTTATGTCAATGGACAAAACCGCAGATAAATGGAAAGAAGGTATCGAAAAACACCAACTAAAAGGCTTGCATTTCATGGCAAATGACGGAATGAAAGGTGTTTTTGGAAGCGCAATTGACTTAGATTGGATCCCGAGATACATCATTATCGATAAAAACGGAAAAATTGTTGTTTATCGCGCCATAGAAACCGACTTTGATAAAATTAATGCAACCCTAAAACAGTTGCAAGAATAATTGCCATAACAATTGTCAGGTCAAATCATAAAAGAATTAATTAAAAAAGAAAAAACTATAAATACTACAAAAATGAGAAAGAAGATTGTTGCAGGAAACTGGAAAATGCATAAAAATGCGGCACAAACAAAAGAATTATTGAATGAACTATTGACACAAATTCCAGCTGAAACTGCTGCACAAGTAATTGTTGCACCAACATT carries:
- the corA gene encoding magnesium/cobalt transporter CorA — its product is MRKIKYKKGKRLQPYTLEYTGLHRNKEIEMQLFVYDDCTVGEYENGTIANLEKHIDLAKINWLNIHGLTDINLLKEIADHFSIDDFMLADILNTTKRTKLEEEKDVLFFNIKSMLPSETTDDIRVEQISFLLKKGILISFQEKRSDFFTHIRERIRTNSGIVRTKNADYLLYILLDAIIGNFYITLENEEDKIEDLIDMTKNSADPIILEKIEKHRDNFNFLKRSIIPLRDSLYDIKSIKEDNVFNEIDPDNFSFFTRLHQKCLELLEQIESDMGSLESASNFFFAAQTHKMNEIMKTLTIISVIFIPLTFIVGVYGMNFDNMPELRAHNGYYLVMAFMFLVVIGMVFYFKRRRWF
- a CDS encoding DUF1599 domain-containing protein: MKNTSQEYDKVIAICRTLFINKMKDYGSAWRILRLPSLTDQIFIKAQRIRSLQENEIRKVDEDETGEFIGIINYSIMALIQLELGVVDQPDLETERATQLYDAKVALTKELMENKNHDYGEAWRDMRVSSLTDLILQKLLRVKQIEDNKGKTIVSEGIDANYQDMINYSIFALILMNKK
- a CDS encoding BT_3928 family protein, which gives rise to MKNIFTQFSRIFVGILFIISGLIKLNDPVGFSYKLAEYFSEPVFNMPFFVPFSLAIALFIVILEVVLGVMLLIGYKSKLTIWLLLLLIIKFTFLTFYSAYFDVVKDCGCFGDALHLTPWQSFTKDVVLLFFILILFINMKLVKPLFANKIQNSLAVLTVFLCAFMGYWVINHLPLKDFRAFKVGNNIQKGMEIPEGAPKSVVEMIFIYKVNGVDKEFAEKDLANIPAGATFVDRKDKVITEGYIPPIHDFVMEKDGSDYKEELLQEPKLLMVVAYDLALANADGLAKMEQISKNASAKGYKTIGMTASTPEEIAKIKKQYGITFDFYFCDAIPLKTIERANPSFVILEKGTIKQKVHYNDTEDLAF
- the rlmH gene encoding 23S rRNA (pseudouridine(1915)-N(3))-methyltransferase RlmH, which translates into the protein MNIKLIAIGKTDNKSLQTLIDDYTKRLSFYIKFDLEIIPDIKNVKNLSESQQKEKEGELILSKITPTDQLILLDENGKTFSSVAFSTELQKKMNSGVKTLVFVIGGPYGFSDTVYAKANGKISLSLMTFSHQMVRLFFIEQLYRGFTILRNEPYHHQ
- a CDS encoding sulfite exporter TauE/SafE family protein; amino-acid sequence: MDFQIGLVVAGLVVGFVVGMTGVGGGSLMTPILLWFGIPPTTAVGTDLLYAAVTKAGGIFVHNKKKNINWTITGWLSLGSVPAALLTLWILHSLNTDTTELNKMIKYSLGWALVFTSVAILFKNKIMVFSQKHAGDKFHSESRTQNLLTVAIGVMLGATVTLTSIGAGALGTVTLFFLYPILPTPRLVGTEIAHAVPLTLVAGLGHASMGNLDLTLLGQLLMGSLPGIYIGSMLSGKLPDLLLRNAIAVMLFFVGFKLIA
- a CDS encoding TlpA disulfide reductase family protein → MKKIALLVIAFATFSCTQAQKTEFSKKALSETLLATDGNQIKFKDILKNQKGKTTLIEVWASWCGDCVKAMPKLKELQTNNPNVSYVFMSMDKTADKWKEGIEKHQLKGLHFMANDGMKGVFGSAIDLDWIPRYIIIDKNGKIVVYRAIETDFDKINATLKQLQE
- a CDS encoding CHRD domain-containing protein, translated to MNKCAGYLVITFLFISLISCSNSDDSEQSTIVTFNATLEGSNEVPSNASTAKGTAKLNYNKNTKIFTLTVTYTGLTPTSGHVHLGANDINGDILYTFTNLTSPITFTSPALNSFQESLLMYNTFYINLHSDTFPEGEIRGQLITTSPGGGCGSCGGTLSKAAKSSL
- the folP gene encoding dihydropteroate synthase: MNCKGQLIDLSTPKIMGILNITPNSFFDGGKYKNESELLERVEKMLNEGATFIDVGAYSSKPNAEFVSEEEEISRIIPVVNLLQKHFPEIILSIDTFRAGVAKICIENGAAIINDISAGKLDDKMLETIAKFQVPYIMMHMKGTPQTMQTFTQYEDIIKEMLFYFSERIAAARLLGINDLIVDPGFGFAKTLEQNYAVMQKMELFQMLELPLLVGISRKSMIYKTLDSNAEMALNGTTVLNTIALTKGAKILRVHDVKEAVECVRLFNRLN
- the dnaK gene encoding molecular chaperone DnaK; the protein is MGKIIGIDLGTTNSCVSVMEGNEAVVIPNAEGKRTTPSIIAFVEGGEIKVGDPAKRQAVTNPTKTIASIKRFMGHSFAEITEEAKRVPYSVVKGDNNTPRVDIDGRLYTAQELSAMTLQKMKKTAEDYLGQTVTEAVITVPAYFNDAQRQATKEAGEIAGLKVMRIINEPTAAALAYGLDKKGTDQKIAVYDLGGGTFDISVLELGDGVFEVLSTDGDTHLGGDDFDHEIIDWLADEFKAEEGIDLRLDPMSLQRIKEAAEKAKIELSSSAETEINLPYVTATASGPKHLVKKLTRAQFEKLTDSLVKRSMAPVAKALKNANLTVNDIDEVILVGGSTRIPRIVEEVEKFFGKKASKGVNPDEVVAIGAAIQGGVLSGDVKDVLLLDVTPLSLGIETMGGVMTTLIEANTTIPTKKSQVFSTASDSQPSVELHVLQGARAMAADNKTIGRFHLDGIPPAPRGVPQIEVAFDIDANGIIKVTATDKGTGKSHDIRIEASSGLTSEEIERMKQDAEANAESDKIARERAEKLNEADGMIFQTESQLKELGAKLSDDNKVAIEYALTELRMAHQSQDIPAIQTALDNINAAWKKATEAMYAQGEQGQQAAEPQAQAQGDNVEDVEFEEVK
- the pta gene encoding phosphate acetyltransferase gives rise to the protein MKKAIYIATIEENCGKTIITLGLLRMLLGKTAKVGYFRPVIEDYEEGKKDTHIEMVISYFDLDITYENAYAITKSKLIKKKNNGKLGEVVDLIIEKYKQLEDRFDFVLVEGTSFTGEGTVIELDMNVLIAKNLGIPTIIVGSGEGKTLEELIDNLNLAYNSFKVKEVEVLAVIANKVQPENLELVTTGLQKSLPESILVNSIPLISSLNNPTMQEIVEVLNAKVLFGQEYLNNQVSSYSIGAMQLCNYLLHLKENNLIITPGDRADIILGALQANESANYPTVSGIVLTGNIIPEDSILKLIEGLSSVVPIITVEGGTYHIANQIGNIKSKIYANNIQKIETSINTFDKYVDLDVLIDKFNAFKAEGMTPKMFQYNMVKRAKAHRKHIVLPEGNDERIIIAASRLLAMDVVDISIIGNKKQIESKVAELGLDFDFSKVPIINPIESENYEDYVNTYYELRKAKNVTLGMARDLMEDVSYFGTMMVYKGHADGMVSGAAHTTQHTILPALQFIKTKPNSSVVSSVFFMCLEDRVSVFGDCAINPNPTAEQLAEIAISSADSSISFGIEPKIAMLSYSSGTSGKGDEVEKVRLATEIVKQKRPDLKIEGPIQYDAAVDLEVGQSKMPNSEVAGRASVLIFPDLNTGNNTYKAVQRETGALAIGPMLQGLNKPVNDLSRGCTVDDIINTVVITAIQAQDL